The proteins below are encoded in one region of Candidatus Binataceae bacterium:
- a CDS encoding alkaline phosphatase family protein, with amino-acid sequence MLRLLGCALALSLGFAAARPCQAEAQTAVRPSRILPARIFVLMVWDGLRPDFVTAERTPNLFAMANGGVRFARQHSVYPTITMVDAAALATGTPPGTTAILGDEVSLARRLGAHKIALAPDDAWAKEPVNLENSAALAALNGPKFFNGALLGSESIGQQVRRAGGYLAIVGKRGPTFLFDDSVSGDAAPGGPIDAGKYIFVSDDLLAPPSLNGALAPAPPDAKSESVADGMRDTYFARVVTERALPEARDAALGGHPALVVFWQHNPDLTQHHRGLGTQPNLDALKLCDANLQSVRAAIARLGIADRTDLMVISDHGFATIRAMVPLAQMLIAKGLKQSATSRDITVMANGGTDLIDLSRAAFPTMESRRATLQKITDFIEAQPWAGPLFTRSADEERALDGAGKTYGKVTVGHSGWIDGTFSLDVVAMIGRENYFDAPDLVVSFRELPDVDNRGLTGPNAPVYVLDAKGASSGSTGKNRSDALVVPVKGVMYADAGGWGGFTTGLGMHAAAGARELHNFCAAVGPDFRRGFVDPYPSGNLDIRATIARAMGLPPGEQGAGRVLDEALSDRKFTGSTTESRITVGRTLPAPAAATVSTTLIFSQVSDGKRRWSYLDGAEYSQSGK; translated from the coding sequence ATGCTCCGGCTGCTTGGCTGCGCGCTCGCGCTGTCGCTCGGATTTGCGGCTGCGCGGCCTTGTCAGGCTGAGGCGCAGACGGCGGTTCGTCCGTCGCGGATCTTGCCCGCGCGGATCTTCGTCCTGATGGTATGGGACGGTCTGCGGCCCGATTTTGTGACCGCCGAGCGCACGCCGAACCTGTTCGCGATGGCAAACGGAGGAGTGCGCTTCGCGCGGCAGCATTCGGTCTACCCGACGATCACGATGGTTGACGCGGCGGCGCTCGCGACCGGCACGCCGCCCGGCACGACGGCGATTCTCGGCGACGAGGTGTCGCTCGCGCGGCGGCTTGGCGCGCACAAGATCGCGCTTGCGCCGGATGACGCGTGGGCGAAGGAGCCGGTCAACCTGGAAAACTCGGCCGCGCTCGCGGCGCTCAACGGGCCGAAGTTTTTCAACGGCGCGTTGCTCGGCTCCGAATCGATCGGGCAGCAGGTGCGGCGCGCGGGCGGCTACCTCGCGATCGTCGGCAAGCGGGGGCCGACGTTTCTCTTCGACGACAGCGTCTCGGGCGACGCGGCGCCCGGCGGTCCGATCGATGCGGGCAAATACATTTTTGTGAGCGACGACCTTCTGGCGCCGCCTTCGCTCAATGGCGCGCTGGCGCCCGCGCCGCCCGATGCGAAAAGCGAGAGCGTGGCCGACGGCATGCGCGACACTTATTTCGCCCGCGTCGTGACCGAGCGGGCGCTGCCGGAAGCGCGGGACGCCGCGCTCGGCGGCCATCCGGCGCTGGTCGTCTTCTGGCAACACAATCCCGACCTCACGCAGCATCATCGCGGCCTCGGCACGCAGCCCAACCTCGATGCGCTCAAGCTATGCGACGCGAACCTCCAGAGCGTCCGCGCCGCGATCGCAAGGCTCGGCATCGCCGACCGCACCGACCTGATGGTCATCTCGGACCACGGGTTCGCGACGATCCGCGCGATGGTGCCGCTTGCGCAGATGCTGATAGCCAAGGGGCTCAAGCAGTCGGCAACGAGCCGCGACATCACGGTCATGGCCAACGGCGGCACCGATTTGATCGATCTTTCCAGGGCGGCGTTCCCGACGATGGAATCACGGCGTGCGACGCTGCAGAAGATAACCGACTTCATCGAGGCGCAACCGTGGGCAGGGCCGCTTTTCACGCGGAGCGCGGACGAGGAGCGCGCGCTCGATGGCGCCGGCAAAACCTACGGCAAAGTGACAGTCGGCCACTCGGGATGGATCGACGGCACGTTCAGCCTCGACGTCGTCGCGATGATCGGGCGCGAGAATTATTTCGACGCGCCCGACCTGGTGGTCTCGTTTCGCGAACTGCCCGACGTGGATAATCGCGGACTCACCGGGCCGAACGCGCCTGTCTACGTACTCGACGCCAAGGGCGCATCGAGCGGCAGCACCGGAAAAAATCGCTCCGACGCCCTGGTCGTGCCGGTCAAGGGCGTGATGTACGCCGACGCCGGGGGATGGGGCGGCTTCACCACGGGGCTTGGCATGCATGCGGCGGCAGGCGCGCGCGAGCTGCACAACTTCTGTGCGGCGGTCGGCCCGGATTTCCGCCGCGGCTTCGTCGATCCGTATCCGAGCGGCAATCTCGACATACGGGCGACGATCGCGCGGGCGATGGGTCTGCCGCCCGGAGAACAGGGCGCCGGCCGCGTGCTCGACGAGGCGCTGTCCGACAGGAAGTTCACCGGCTCAACGACGGAGTCGCGCATAACGGTCGGGCGAACGCTGCCGGCGCCCGCGGCGGCAACCGTCTCGACCACGCTGATTTTTTCGCAGGTAAGCGACGGGAAACGGCGATGGTCCTATCTTGACGGCGCCGAGTACAGCCAGAGCGGCAAGTAG
- a CDS encoding PHB depolymerase family esterase, protein MHVPPQSFADGAFPVILNFHGAGSNAQQQEWYSAMDATADRAGFLAVYPNGTGRGTRALTWNAGGCCAYAERNRVDDVGFTRALLDDLATRVRVDRARVYATGISNGGMMAFRLGVEAADLIAAIAPVEGALMVEASGPARAMPLMLFNSVDDRYVPYGGRPGLLGGLSRATRYPRVPGVDEEVVRWRGFDGCPSGAQVGPELKGASGSADAGNTATRYEWGPCRDGSRIVLWKLSGSGHVWPGASRSVFYLGRGTRVIDANDQMWQFFRDFSPARR, encoded by the coding sequence GTGCACGTTCCTCCCCAGAGCTTCGCGGACGGAGCCTTCCCGGTCATCCTGAATTTTCACGGCGCGGGTAGCAACGCGCAGCAGCAGGAGTGGTACTCGGCGATGGACGCGACGGCCGACCGCGCCGGCTTCCTCGCGGTGTATCCGAACGGAACCGGGCGTGGCACGCGCGCGCTCACCTGGAACGCCGGCGGATGCTGCGCCTATGCCGAGCGCAACCGTGTCGACGACGTTGGCTTCACCAGGGCCCTGCTTGACGACCTAGCCACGCGAGTCCGCGTCGATCGCGCGCGGGTGTACGCGACCGGCATCTCGAACGGCGGAATGATGGCCTTCCGGCTCGGGGTCGAGGCCGCGGACCTTATCGCGGCAATCGCGCCGGTTGAGGGCGCCCTGATGGTCGAGGCGTCAGGACCCGCGCGGGCGATGCCGCTGATGCTCTTCAATAGCGTCGACGATCGCTACGTGCCTTACGGGGGCCGCCCCGGATTGCTCGGCGGCCTCTCTCGCGCGACGCGCTATCCGCGCGTTCCGGGAGTGGATGAAGAGGTGGTGCGATGGCGCGGATTCGACGGCTGTCCGTCAGGGGCGCAGGTCGGGCCGGAGTTGAAGGGCGCTTCGGGCTCTGCGGATGCGGGCAACACCGCGACCCGCTACGAATGGGGGCCCTGCCGCGACGGCAGCAGAATCGTGCTGTGGAAGCTGTCAGGCTCGGGGCATGTGTGGCCGGGCGCATCGCGCTCGGTTTTCTACCTGGGACGCGGCACGCGGGTCATCGACGCTAACGATCAGATGTGGCAGTTCTTTCGCGATTTTTCGCCGGCCCGCAGATAG
- a CDS encoding DUF1329 domain-containing protein yields the protein MAQDVKSYTRATFDQWLAKYKDAKPDFKVGDVLTAKDLERMRPFIFPGYLEQLNFPEFKAPIAAPVDHTPRQDYMACTEKYQSQVKLLPDHTVGNYVCGQPFPNASVKESDPDAGWKAVWNYEYRWQSFGFSCMAPATWDRSGGSHDIPTWELPPTDWMNSAGWTESGVNPRLPSAEVMKLIYGGGGNFQRTLDAFYRKVFYTHLAMLENHTLPVPNAAAFEFKEFTGFYSPFDIRGTAFIIYRYADPHREDDGWAYIPNLRRVRRISAEVKSDSLLGTDHTLEDFYSFSGRELEWHWRFLGWKDQLAVVDSVHAYTYLYGPNGIIPNDTWTMRRFAIEERTPLSERHPYKSVVEDWDSQNYDAWLMEAFDHKDKLWKVWEFQKKWSESFDKDDWMYPINKGVFTTEFQSVQVLDVQNDRGTIWIVPGGFPNLKGPEAEKLYDINKLEEIHR from the coding sequence ATGGCGCAGGACGTAAAGAGCTACACCAGAGCCACATTCGACCAGTGGTTGGCCAAGTATAAGGACGCAAAGCCCGACTTCAAGGTCGGCGACGTGCTCACCGCAAAAGATCTCGAGCGCATGCGGCCGTTCATTTTTCCCGGCTATCTCGAACAGCTGAACTTCCCCGAGTTCAAGGCGCCGATCGCGGCTCCGGTGGACCATACTCCCCGCCAGGACTACATGGCCTGCACGGAGAAGTATCAGTCGCAGGTCAAATTGCTCCCGGATCACACCGTGGGCAACTACGTATGCGGACAGCCGTTTCCCAATGCCTCGGTCAAGGAAAGCGATCCTGACGCCGGATGGAAAGCGGTCTGGAACTACGAGTATCGATGGCAGAGCTTCGGATTCTCGTGCATGGCTCCAGCCACCTGGGACCGCTCTGGCGGCTCGCACGACATCCCCACCTGGGAGCTGCCTCCGACCGACTGGATGAACAGCGCGGGTTGGACGGAGTCCGGCGTGAATCCGAGATTGCCGTCAGCCGAAGTGATGAAGCTGATATATGGCGGCGGCGGCAACTTCCAGCGCACGCTGGATGCGTTCTATCGCAAGGTCTTCTATACGCATCTTGCGATGCTGGAGAATCACACGCTGCCGGTGCCTAATGCTGCAGCGTTCGAGTTCAAGGAGTTCACGGGTTTCTACTCGCCGTTTGACATCCGCGGCACCGCGTTCATCATCTACCGTTACGCCGACCCGCATCGCGAAGACGACGGCTGGGCCTATATCCCGAACCTGCGCCGCGTGCGCCGTATTTCGGCCGAGGTCAAGTCGGACTCGTTGCTGGGCACCGACCATACGCTCGAAGATTTCTACAGCTTCTCCGGGCGCGAGCTCGAGTGGCACTGGCGTTTCCTCGGATGGAAAGATCAGCTGGCGGTCGTCGATTCCGTTCACGCATATACCTATCTTTACGGCCCCAACGGAATCATCCCGAACGATACGTGGACGATGCGGCGCTTTGCCATCGAAGAGCGCACGCCGCTCAGCGAGCGTCATCCGTACAAGAGCGTCGTCGAGGATTGGGATTCGCAGAACTATGACGCGTGGCTGATGGAAGCCTTCGACCACAAGGACAAACTCTGGAAGGTCTGGGAATTCCAGAAGAAGTGGAGCGAAAGCTTCGACAAGGACGACTGGATGTACCCGATCAACAAGGGCGTCTTCACGACAGAGTTCCAGTCGGTGCAGGTGCTCGACGTGCAGAACGATCGCGGCACGATCTGGATCGTTCCGGGCGGCTTCCCGAACCTGAAGGGACCTGAAGCGGAGAAGCTCTACGACATCAACAAGCTCGAAGAGATCCATCGCTAG
- a CDS encoding DUF6306 domain-containing protein encodes MDAQLEGFLNTLGEAERAGGRVLHELTAEARSLELRELLKKVGHDEGYYAGELAAHVRRLGGVASNKTGDFVEKVRAVGDFHGKLELLNRGQRWVIRKIEENLGTIADAELRAFLAVMAKGHYVNIGAVDDALKEGLL; translated from the coding sequence ATGGACGCGCAGCTTGAAGGTTTTCTCAACACGTTGGGCGAGGCCGAGCGCGCCGGCGGCCGCGTCCTGCACGAACTGACCGCCGAGGCTCGCTCGCTCGAGCTTCGCGAACTGCTCAAAAAGGTCGGCCACGACGAGGGCTACTACGCGGGCGAGCTTGCGGCGCACGTCCGCCGTCTCGGCGGCGTCGCGTCAAACAAGACCGGCGACTTCGTCGAAAAGGTGCGCGCGGTGGGGGACTTCCACGGCAAGCTCGAGCTGCTCAACCGCGGCCAGCGCTGGGTAATCCGCAAGATCGAGGAAAACCTCGGGACTATCGCGGACGCCGAGCTGCGCGCCTTTCTCGCGGTGATGGCCAAAGGCCACTACGTCAATATCGGCGCGGTCGATGACGCGCTCAAGGAAGGTCTGCTCTGA
- a CDS encoding CaiB/BaiF CoA-transferase family protein: protein MTQQQPQMLEGFHVLDFTHYVAGPTCTRILGELGADVIKVERSLDGDHVRALGIVKDGMSSYYFQHNHCKRSLAVDLRKPRGRALLLAMIPKIDVVVENFAPGVIADMGFGYEALEKINPRLVMCSISAAGQSGPLSRRPGYDYIGSALAGVTDQLGEPDRAPIVPSMAIGDISTGVAAAMAVGFALLSRERTGKGQYIDASLMDTYFHMHELFVPVLSLRPGRYHPKRNGSMHPAGSPCGVYKANGGHIMLIAQQHEMPRLLRAMGQPDLMNDERFSSNGRRVKNNAALREIIETWLATFPDRDSAIAALDRERVPCAPVLKLEEAMEHPHMRGRKTVRRVRDETLGELDIPGMPVKFSDWPERTDVKASRVGEDNAAVLREMLALSDSEVAALHDEDVLLRGGPADETKVAAGNVVIEPHRG, encoded by the coding sequence ATGACACAGCAGCAGCCGCAGATGCTCGAGGGTTTCCACGTGCTCGACTTCACCCACTACGTGGCGGGCCCGACCTGCACGCGCATCCTGGGCGAACTCGGCGCGGACGTTATCAAGGTCGAGCGCTCGCTCGATGGCGATCACGTGCGCGCGCTCGGGATCGTGAAGGACGGCATGAGCAGCTACTACTTCCAGCACAATCACTGCAAACGCAGCCTGGCGGTAGACCTGCGCAAGCCGCGCGGCAGGGCGTTGCTGCTCGCGATGATCCCGAAGATCGACGTGGTGGTGGAGAACTTCGCGCCCGGCGTAATCGCCGACATGGGCTTCGGCTACGAGGCGCTTGAGAAAATCAATCCGCGCCTGGTGATGTGCTCGATCTCGGCCGCCGGACAGAGCGGGCCGCTCAGCCGCCGGCCCGGTTACGACTATATTGGCTCGGCGCTCGCGGGCGTCACCGATCAGCTTGGCGAGCCCGACCGCGCGCCGATCGTGCCCTCGATGGCGATCGGCGACATTTCGACCGGCGTGGCAGCTGCGATGGCGGTCGGCTTCGCGTTGCTTTCGCGCGAACGCACCGGCAAGGGGCAGTATATCGACGCCTCTCTGATGGACACTTACTTTCACATGCACGAGTTGTTCGTGCCGGTGCTCTCGCTGCGGCCCGGCCGCTACCATCCCAAGCGCAACGGCTCGATGCATCCTGCGGGCAGTCCGTGCGGCGTCTACAAGGCCAACGGCGGCCATATCATGCTGATCGCGCAGCAGCACGAGATGCCGCGATTGCTGCGCGCGATGGGCCAGCCGGATCTGATGAACGACGAGCGCTTTTCATCCAACGGGCGCAGGGTCAAGAACAACGCCGCGCTGCGCGAGATTATCGAAACGTGGCTCGCGACCTTCCCCGACCGCGACTCCGCTATCGCCGCGCTCGACCGCGAGCGCGTACCCTGCGCGCCCGTGCTCAAGCTGGAAGAGGCTATGGAGCATCCGCACATGCGCGGCCGCAAGACCGTGCGGCGCGTGCGCGACGAGACGCTCGGCGAGCTCGATATCCCCGGGATGCCGGTCAAGTTCTCGGACTGGCCCGAGCGCACCGACGTCAAGGCGTCGCGCGTGGGCGAGGATAACGCCGCCGTGCTGCGCGAGATGCTGGCGCTTTCCGACAGCGAGGTTGCCGCGCTCCATGACGAAGACGTGCTGCTGCGCGGCGGGCCTGCGGATGAGACCAAGGTGGCCGCGGGCAACGTGGTGATCGAACCGCATCGCGGCTGA
- a CDS encoding HEAT repeat domain-containing protein, with protein sequence MSVIGAMVERGDLWGASARIGSSYRFDKPAGLAALRSFSVLVLRRGLYESDPYERCYAISALAAAGDHDEIARLVEIFEGTRKPALRMAVADGLGDVGDADAVEALGQLYLSTAPAYRRIVVDGAAEAHDPGASELLGRALEGPDRTTRIAAARGLGQLGNRAAIPVLRRFAAAARDSFERAGAAYALLRLGDGSAVQIAEPILSGRVDDDARAMAAVALGRAGDPRVAGLLREALSDRNIDVRIGAAAALTHYGDPAGAAYLKAAIQDDDSITRLHVAQLLDEVEFRNARDVVIAAVASPDSELSLMGIRAVGLSGGAAEVGLLVRTADETEDPMARAEVAWALGRIGGDRSVVPLIAMVAELDHTVRYTAADALDRTAMRLLEGKSSGGA encoded by the coding sequence ATGAGCGTGATTGGCGCGATGGTCGAGCGCGGCGATTTGTGGGGAGCGAGCGCGCGGATTGGAAGCTCGTATCGATTCGACAAACCGGCGGGCCTCGCGGCATTGCGGTCCTTTTCCGTGCTCGTGCTGCGCCGTGGCCTGTATGAGTCCGACCCGTACGAGCGCTGCTACGCGATCAGCGCGCTTGCCGCTGCGGGCGACCACGACGAGATTGCGCGTCTGGTCGAGATTTTTGAGGGCACCCGCAAGCCCGCCCTCAGGATGGCCGTGGCGGATGGACTGGGAGATGTAGGCGACGCGGACGCCGTGGAAGCTCTGGGCCAGCTCTATCTCTCGACCGCACCCGCGTACCGGCGAATCGTCGTGGACGGAGCCGCCGAAGCTCACGACCCGGGCGCGAGCGAATTGCTGGGGCGCGCCTTGGAAGGTCCGGATCGAACGACGCGCATCGCCGCCGCGCGGGGACTGGGCCAGCTTGGGAACCGCGCCGCGATTCCCGTCCTTAGACGATTCGCCGCCGCGGCGCGGGATTCCTTCGAAAGAGCCGGCGCGGCGTACGCGCTGTTGCGCTTGGGTGACGGCTCGGCGGTTCAAATCGCCGAGCCTATCCTGAGCGGCAGGGTCGACGATGACGCGCGCGCGATGGCCGCGGTAGCGCTCGGCCGGGCGGGCGATCCGCGCGTGGCCGGCCTGCTGCGGGAGGCGCTAAGCGATCGCAATATTGACGTGAGAATCGGCGCGGCGGCGGCGCTCACCCATTACGGCGACCCCGCCGGCGCCGCCTACCTCAAAGCCGCAATCCAGGACGACGATTCGATCACCCGCCTCCATGTGGCTCAACTTCTCGACGAAGTGGAATTCCGCAACGCGCGCGACGTCGTGATCGCGGCGGTCGCTTCGCCGGACTCCGAGTTGTCGCTGATGGGCATTCGCGCGGTGGGCTTGTCGGGCGGCGCCGCCGAAGTCGGATTGCTCGTCCGGACGGCAGATGAGACCGAGGATCCGATGGCGCGGGCCGAGGTGGCATGGGCATTGGGCAGAATCGGCGGAGATCGCTCGGTTGTGCCGCTCATTGCGATGGTCGCGGAGCTCGACCATACGGTGCGCTACACGGCGGCGGACGCGCTGGATCGGACGGCGATGCGGCTGCTGGAGGGCAAATCGTCGGGCGGGGCATGA
- the sppA gene encoding signal peptide peptidase SppA gives MIKRMLRWLVRTAVILIVFGIISHFVKWWSHRVAPGSVIELALKGPVIERGTDGLRGLVDENRTPLNVARRALREAADDPRIVGLAIRITDPEMEFAQAQELSALIRGFAAHHKWTTAYLESAGDFDSGNLPYLVAAAAGEVSMMPEGEIELMGVRLQELFARGLFDKVGIRPNFAAIGKYKSAANIFTEKDFTAAQREEDEALAGGLFDQLVATAAGERHLEPAQLRALIDQAPLSAKAGLKAHLIDRIEYGDEFTDRVKAWSGHDHEIVKYSDYKQVPLLPHLGHRDSIAVVYADGAIQEGQGGFDPLLSPGGDAVGSDDLVEALDQARDDDSVRAVVLRINSPGGSVIASELIRRAAELLAKEKPLVVSMSGYAASGGYWIAMPAEKIFAEPATITGSIGVLGGKFNIAPLLTSIGVNGAAIAHGANATMFDAFADFTPAQQHLFRDQLLGETYQHFVNLVAKQRGLTPTRVDQIAQGRVWTGAEAVKLKLVDGIGGLDEAIKAARKLAKIPEDTKLGTVELPAPPGLFKSLMKGNLGNDGALRTGISAQLRAMVWMLNAAAGAHGGWLRAVLCPVAPVI, from the coding sequence ATGATCAAACGGATGCTGCGATGGCTGGTGCGAACGGCCGTTATCTTAATCGTCTTCGGCATCATCAGTCACTTCGTCAAATGGTGGTCGCATCGCGTTGCGCCCGGCTCGGTGATCGAGCTCGCGCTGAAGGGTCCGGTAATCGAGCGCGGCACGGACGGTCTGCGCGGACTGGTTGACGAGAACCGCACGCCGCTCAACGTGGCGCGCCGAGCGCTGCGCGAGGCGGCCGACGATCCGCGAATCGTCGGGCTCGCAATCCGTATCACTGACCCCGAGATGGAGTTCGCGCAGGCCCAGGAATTGAGTGCGCTCATCCGCGGCTTCGCGGCTCATCACAAATGGACCACCGCATATCTCGAAAGCGCCGGCGACTTCGACTCCGGCAATCTGCCCTACCTGGTCGCGGCAGCCGCCGGCGAGGTCTCGATGATGCCCGAGGGCGAGATCGAGCTGATGGGCGTGCGGCTGCAGGAGCTGTTCGCGCGCGGACTGTTCGACAAGGTCGGGATCAGACCCAACTTCGCCGCGATCGGCAAATATAAAAGCGCCGCCAACATCTTCACCGAAAAGGACTTCACCGCCGCTCAACGCGAGGAGGATGAAGCACTGGCGGGCGGTCTGTTCGATCAGCTGGTCGCCACGGCCGCCGGCGAGCGCCATCTCGAACCCGCGCAGCTCCGCGCGCTGATCGACCAGGCGCCGCTCAGCGCCAAGGCCGGGCTCAAAGCCCACCTCATCGATCGGATCGAGTACGGCGACGAATTCACCGACCGGGTCAAGGCCTGGAGCGGGCACGACCACGAGATCGTCAAGTACTCCGACTACAAGCAAGTTCCGCTGCTGCCGCACCTCGGCCATCGCGACAGCATCGCGGTGGTCTACGCCGACGGTGCGATTCAAGAGGGACAGGGCGGATTCGATCCGCTCCTTTCGCCGGGAGGCGACGCGGTCGGCTCGGATGACCTGGTCGAGGCGCTCGACCAGGCGCGCGACGACGATTCGGTGCGGGCGGTGGTCCTGCGCATCAACTCGCCCGGCGGCTCGGTGATCGCCTCCGAGCTCATCCGGCGCGCGGCCGAACTGCTGGCCAAGGAAAAGCCGCTGGTAGTGAGCATGTCAGGCTACGCGGCTTCAGGCGGCTACTGGATCGCGATGCCGGCCGAGAAGATTTTTGCCGAGCCGGCGACCATCACGGGCTCGATCGGCGTGCTCGGCGGCAAGTTCAATATCGCGCCGCTCTTGACCTCGATCGGAGTGAACGGCGCTGCGATCGCACACGGCGCCAACGCCACGATGTTCGATGCCTTCGCCGACTTCACCCCTGCGCAGCAGCACTTGTTCCGCGATCAGCTCCTGGGTGAGACCTATCAGCATTTCGTCAACCTCGTCGCCAAGCAACGCGGCCTGACTCCCACGCGCGTCGACCAGATTGCGCAGGGCCGCGTTTGGACCGGCGCAGAGGCGGTCAAACTCAAACTCGTCGACGGCATCGGCGGCCTCGACGAGGCGATCAAAGCGGCGCGGAAGCTCGCCAAGATACCCGAGGACACCAAGCTTGGGACAGTCGAACTGCCGGCGCCGCCGGGGCTGTTCAAGAGCCTGATGAAAGGGAATCTGGGCAACGACGGTGCGCTGCGCACCGGCATCTCCGCGCAACTGCGCGCGATGGTCTGGATGCTCAACGCTGCGGCCGGCGCGCATGGCGGATGGCTTCGCGCGGTGTTATGTCCGGTGGCGCCGGTGATTTGA
- a CDS encoding transcriptional repressor, with protein sequence MPRPEEGIARKAAGNPKLGEVERRMAVFHGRLKERGLKSTGQRDDIARVFFGLGRHVSAEELYAEVKKVNPHVGYATIYRTLRLLKECDLLYERHFDEGQARYEVAGDHHHDHFICERCGRIIEFENAAIEELQQTVARELGVMLTHHKMELYGLCSECRARPAR encoded by the coding sequence ATGCCGCGCCCGGAGGAAGGAATCGCCCGCAAGGCCGCAGGCAATCCGAAGCTCGGCGAGGTCGAGCGGCGGATGGCGGTGTTCCACGGGCGGCTCAAGGAGCGCGGACTCAAATCGACCGGCCAGCGCGACGATATTGCGCGCGTCTTCTTCGGGCTGGGGCGTCATGTCAGCGCCGAGGAGCTTTACGCCGAGGTCAAGAAGGTCAATCCGCACGTCGGCTATGCCACCATCTACCGCACGCTGCGCCTGCTCAAGGAATGCGACCTGCTCTATGAGCGCCACTTCGACGAAGGCCAGGCGCGCTACGAGGTTGCCGGCGACCATCATCACGACCATTTCATCTGCGAGCGCTGTGGACGCATCATCGAATTCGAGAACGCGGCGATCGAAGAACTTCAGCAGACGGTCGCGCGCGAGCTTGGCGTAATGCTGACCCACCACAAGATGGAGCTTTACGGGCTTTGCTCCGAATGTCGCGCGCGTCCCGCCCGCTAA
- a CDS encoding MFS transporter, which yields MNGAGPDSRAAATPAPALLMSEQPMGWPQYRIVTLCLVAWIFDFYDLILYSFLMVPMAHDLHLGKLEASFAMGLSLLMTALGGLLFGFIGDRFGRRPTIIATVLIYGFGTLLCAASLSLAHLLIFRSLTGIGIGGEWAAGQSLVAETVPPARRARYAAYVQVGAPLGVFIAAFLAGYVTPVIGWRATFALSSLPALLVAAAVWRWLPESDVWQRRMAGGGEWLTREELGALRPYLGILMLLFLVIWVNSEAYWFTYSWMPGYLRLTRNLSDRAASRLMMGMQIGAVAGYASFGLLADRFGRRPVYSAFAAMMAFGLLPATILWPWAIGVPGLVAGAMALAGFGTGIWSGTGPIVSELLPTKVRNSALGLLLNVTRGLQFFTPMAIAVMSRSIGFGAALSIGAAFSALGSMLIWLIPETRGRVLTRLDEDLVARSPDPAPATTLS from the coding sequence ATGAACGGGGCTGGCCCGGACTCGCGCGCCGCCGCGACTCCAGCCCCGGCGCTGCTGATGAGCGAGCAGCCGATGGGCTGGCCCCAGTACCGGATCGTCACGCTCTGCCTCGTCGCCTGGATCTTCGACTTCTACGATCTCATCCTCTACTCGTTTTTGATGGTGCCGATGGCGCACGATCTGCACCTGGGCAAGCTCGAGGCGTCATTCGCGATGGGCCTCTCGTTGCTGATGACGGCGCTCGGCGGGCTTCTTTTTGGCTTTATCGGCGATCGCTTCGGCCGGCGTCCGACGATCATCGCGACCGTGCTCATCTACGGCTTCGGCACGCTGCTCTGCGCGGCGAGCCTTAGCCTTGCGCATCTGCTGATCTTCCGCTCGCTCACCGGAATCGGAATCGGCGGCGAGTGGGCCGCCGGGCAGAGCCTGGTGGCCGAGACCGTGCCGCCCGCCCGGCGCGCGCGCTACGCGGCCTACGTTCAGGTGGGAGCGCCGCTCGGCGTATTCATCGCCGCGTTCCTCGCCGGTTACGTCACACCGGTGATCGGATGGCGCGCTACCTTCGCGCTCTCCTCGCTGCCGGCGCTCCTGGTCGCGGCCGCGGTCTGGCGATGGCTTCCGGAGAGCGACGTATGGCAGCGCCGGATGGCCGGCGGCGGCGAGTGGCTTACACGCGAGGAGCTGGGGGCCCTCCGCCCATACCTCGGAATCCTGATGCTGCTGTTCCTGGTTATCTGGGTGAACTCGGAAGCCTACTGGTTCACCTACAGTTGGATGCCCGGCTATCTGAGGCTCACCCGCAATTTGAGCGACCGCGCGGCGAGCCGCCTCATGATGGGAATGCAGATCGGCGCGGTCGCCGGCTACGCGAGCTTCGGCCTCCTCGCCGACCGCTTCGGGCGGCGGCCGGTGTATTCGGCCTTCGCCGCGATGATGGCGTTCGGGCTGCTGCCCGCGACCATCCTGTGGCCATGGGCGATTGGGGTGCCCGGGCTCGTCGCGGGCGCGATGGCGCTGGCGGGATTTGGCACCGGCATCTGGTCGGGCACCGGGCCGATCGTTTCCGAACTGCTGCCGACCAAGGTGCGTAACTCAGCGCTCGGATTGCTGCTCAACGTGACCCGCGGCCTGCAGTTCTTTACCCCGATGGCGATCGCGGTGATGAGCCGCTCAATCGGGTTCGGCGCGGCGCTGTCGATCGGCGCGGCGTTCTCGGCGCTGGGCTCGATGCTGATCTGGCTGATTCCGGAAACTCGCGGCCGCGTGCTCACCCGGCTCGACGAGGACCTGGTTGCGCGCTCTCCCGATCCCGCGCCCGCCACCACGCTTTCGTAA